One region of Dokdonia sp. 4H-3-7-5 genomic DNA includes:
- a CDS encoding PhoH family protein has product MNELILELSEINPREFFGQRNSNIELLKQYYPKLKIVARGNKIKAYGDEDLLEEFDRRMTMLMEHFGKYNKLDENSIERVLTSVSKADYETPVESGDTLVHGVSGKLIKPQTANQRKLVELAKKNDLTFAIGPAGTGKTYVGVALAVKALKEKQVKRIILTRPAVEAGENLGFLPGDLKEKLDPYMQPLYDALRDMIPHEKLETFIEKGVIQIAPMAFMRGRTLDNAFVILDEAQNTTHAQMKMFLTRMGRNAKFMITGDPGQIDLPRRVTSGLKEALLILKTVQGVGMVYLDDKDVVRHPLVKKMIAAYREIENRND; this is encoded by the coding sequence TTGAACGAATTAATCTTAGAACTCTCAGAAATCAATCCGCGCGAATTTTTCGGTCAGCGTAACTCAAATATCGAACTTTTAAAACAGTATTACCCTAAGCTTAAAATTGTTGCCAGAGGTAACAAAATTAAAGCCTATGGTGATGAAGATCTCCTTGAGGAGTTTGATAGGCGTATGACAATGCTTATGGAGCACTTTGGTAAATACAATAAGCTCGATGAGAATTCTATTGAACGCGTATTGACTAGTGTAAGCAAAGCAGATTATGAAACTCCAGTTGAAAGCGGGGATACACTTGTACATGGTGTAAGTGGTAAGCTTATAAAGCCGCAAACTGCAAACCAGCGAAAACTTGTTGAGTTGGCAAAGAAGAATGACTTAACATTTGCCATAGGACCAGCAGGTACCGGAAAAACATATGTGGGAGTGGCACTTGCTGTCAAGGCACTCAAAGAAAAACAAGTAAAGCGCATTATACTCACGCGTCCAGCAGTTGAAGCTGGCGAAAATTTAGGTTTTTTACCAGGAGATTTAAAAGAAAAACTAGATCCCTATATGCAGCCACTTTATGATGCATTGCGCGATATGATACCTCATGAAAAGCTAGAGACTTTTATTGAAAAGGGAGTTATACAGATTGCTCCTATGGCGTTCATGCGCGGTCGTACCTTAGATAATGCGTTTGTGATTCTTGATGAGGCGCAAAACACAACACACGCTCAGATGAAAATGTTCCTTACTCGTATGGGTCGCAATGCCAAATTTATGATTACAGGAGATCCAGGGCAAATAGATTTACCAAGGAGAGTTACCAGTGGTCTCAAAGAGGCACTTCTTATTTTAAAAACTGTACAAGGAGTTGGTATGGTTTACTTAGATGATAAAGATGTAGTACGCCATCCTCTAGTTAAGAAAATGATTGCAGCTTATAGAGAGATAGAAAATAGAAATGATTAA
- a CDS encoding phosphoribosylaminoimidazolesuccinocarboxamide synthase produces MVNTITDTNFNFPGQKSIYKGKVREVYTLEDDLLLMVATDRLSAFDVVMPKGIPFKGQILNQIATKMMKDTEDLVPNWLVATPDPNVAIGKRCEPFKVEMVIRGYMSGHAAREYKAGRRVLCGVEMPEGMKENDAFPAPIITPATKAEMGDHDEDISREDIIKKAIVSEEDYLVLEDYTCKLFQRGSEIAASRGLILVDTKYEFGKTADGEIVLIDEIHTPDSSRYFYAEGYEERQAAGEAQKQLSKEFVRQWLISNDFQGLEGQRVPEMTDEYIETVSERYIELYENITGDAFAKADTSNILNRIEKNVLAYLAK; encoded by the coding sequence ATAGTGAACACTATTACAGACACTAATTTTAACTTCCCTGGTCAGAAATCTATCTATAAGGGTAAAGTGAGAGAAGTCTACACGCTCGAAGATGATTTATTACTGATGGTTGCAACAGATAGGCTTAGTGCCTTTGATGTGGTAATGCCTAAGGGAATTCCTTTTAAGGGACAAATCTTAAATCAGATTGCTACTAAAATGATGAAGGATACAGAAGACCTAGTGCCTAACTGGCTCGTGGCTACGCCAGATCCTAATGTGGCAATAGGGAAGCGATGTGAGCCTTTTAAAGTGGAGATGGTAATACGTGGATACATGTCTGGTCATGCTGCTCGTGAGTATAAGGCGGGACGCAGAGTTCTTTGTGGTGTTGAAATGCCAGAAGGGATGAAAGAAAATGATGCATTTCCAGCGCCTATTATTACACCAGCGACTAAGGCAGAGATGGGTGACCACGATGAGGATATCTCAAGAGAAGATATTATTAAAAAGGCTATCGTTTCAGAAGAAGATTACCTAGTGCTAGAAGATTACACATGCAAGCTTTTTCAAAGAGGAAGTGAGATAGCAGCATCTAGAGGACTTATATTGGTTGACACCAAGTATGAATTTGGAAAAACAGCAGATGGTGAGATTGTTCTCATAGATGAGATACATACTCCAGACTCTTCTCGTTACTTCTATGCCGAAGGTTATGAGGAGCGTCAAGCAGCTGGCGAAGCTCAAAAACAACTATCTAAAGAGTTTGTGAGACAGTGGCTCATCTCAAATGACTTTCAAGGTCTAGAGGGACAAAGGGTGCCTGAGATGACAGACGAGTACATTGAGACTGTATCAGAAAGGTATATTGAGTTGTATGAGAATATTACGGGAGACGCTTTCGCGAAAGCGGATACTTCAAATATCCTTAATCGTATCGAGAAGAACGTGCTCGCATACCTTGCAAAATAA
- a CDS encoding biliverdin-producing heme oxygenase has translation MILEALKNGTSSIHDTVEKNNLTNYIMDGSIDQDQYESLLRHNFKVYKAVEDFINGRYEMLPLGLKPFAGYEKTNALAKDITAFSSLPLPEPMRITGARDEATLVGKLYVIEGSMIGGIMMSKKLKSCSNLSHIEHHHFFNGNVNDGLLRWNVFKEAVNSLDFSYEEIKTAVKSAKATFKLFKKAYKKELI, from the coding sequence ATGATTTTAGAAGCACTCAAAAATGGAACGTCGTCTATTCACGATACGGTAGAAAAGAATAATTTAACTAATTATATTATGGATGGTTCTATTGATCAAGATCAATATGAATCATTACTACGTCATAATTTTAAAGTATACAAAGCTGTAGAAGATTTTATAAATGGTCGTTATGAGATGTTGCCACTAGGACTGAAACCTTTTGCAGGTTATGAAAAAACAAATGCGCTTGCCAAAGATATTACAGCTTTTTCAAGTTTACCGCTGCCAGAGCCTATGCGTATCACTGGAGCTAGAGATGAGGCAACTTTAGTAGGTAAGTTGTACGTCATAGAAGGGTCTATGATAGGCGGAATTATGATGAGCAAAAAGCTTAAGTCTTGTAGTAATTTATCACATATTGAGCATCATCATTTTTTTAATGGAAATGTTAATGATGGTTTGTTGAGATGGAACGTGTTCAAAGAGGCTGTAAATTCTTTAGACTTTAGCTATGAAGAAATTAAAACCGCAGTTAAAAGCGCAAAAGCTACTTTCAAATTGTTTAAGAAGGCCTACAAAAAAGAGCTTATCTAG
- a CDS encoding acyl-CoA carboxylase subunit beta gives MDLKFNKNEDHNKLLLSDMRNRLAEVKLGGGQKRIDKHKAKGKMTARERIDYLVDNPNKCIEIAAFAGEGMYEEHGGCPSGGVVVKIGYVSGKQCLIVANDATVKAGAWFPITGKKNLRAQEIAMENKLPIIYLVDSAGVYLPMQDEIFPDKEHFGRIFRNNAVMSSMGITQISAVMGSCVAGGAYLPIMSDEALIVDKTGSIFLAGSYLVKAAIGESIDNETLGGATTHCEISGVTDYKSKDDKDALDTIKKLMGKIGDYTKAGYNRIEPAKPAKDPEELFGLLPASRADQYDMRDIIDRLVDNSEFDEYKEGYGQTILTGYARINGWAVGIVANQRNLVKTKKGEMQFGGVIYSDSADKATRFIANCNQKKIPLVFLQDVTGFMVGSKSEHGGIIKDGAKMVNAVSNSVVPKFTIIIGNSYGAGNYAMCGKAYDPRLIVAWPSAELAVMSGNSAAKVLLQIETASLKKQGKEITPEVEKELFDRIKSRYDDQVSPYYAASRIWTDGIIDPRDTRKWISMGIEAADHAPIEKPFNLGVIQV, from the coding sequence ATGGATTTAAAATTCAATAAAAACGAAGATCATAATAAGTTACTCTTATCAGATATGAGAAACCGCCTTGCCGAAGTAAAACTTGGCGGTGGTCAGAAAAGAATAGATAAGCATAAAGCAAAAGGTAAAATGACTGCTCGCGAGCGAATAGATTACCTAGTAGATAACCCAAACAAGTGTATCGAGATTGCTGCTTTTGCGGGTGAAGGTATGTATGAAGAACACGGCGGTTGCCCTTCTGGTGGTGTGGTTGTAAAAATAGGGTACGTATCTGGCAAGCAATGTCTCATTGTTGCAAATGATGCTACTGTAAAGGCTGGAGCTTGGTTCCCTATAACAGGGAAGAAAAATTTAAGAGCGCAAGAAATCGCAATGGAAAATAAGCTGCCTATCATCTACCTAGTAGATAGTGCAGGTGTTTATCTCCCTATGCAAGATGAGATTTTTCCAGACAAGGAGCACTTTGGACGCATCTTCCGCAACAACGCGGTGATGAGTAGTATGGGTATTACGCAAATATCTGCTGTAATGGGTAGCTGTGTTGCCGGTGGTGCATACTTACCTATTATGAGTGATGAAGCGCTTATAGTAGATAAAACGGGAAGTATTTTCCTTGCGGGAAGCTACCTTGTAAAAGCAGCAATAGGCGAGTCTATAGATAATGAGACATTAGGAGGAGCCACTACGCACTGTGAGATTTCTGGTGTAACAGATTACAAGTCTAAAGATGACAAAGACGCTCTTGATACCATTAAAAAATTGATGGGAAAAATAGGCGATTATACAAAAGCAGGTTACAACCGTATTGAACCTGCAAAGCCTGCAAAAGATCCAGAAGAACTTTTCGGACTATTACCTGCTTCTCGTGCAGATCAATATGACATGCGTGACATTATTGATAGACTAGTAGATAACTCAGAGTTTGATGAGTATAAGGAAGGATACGGGCAAACAATCCTTACAGGATACGCTCGCATTAATGGATGGGCAGTAGGTATAGTTGCAAATCAGCGCAATCTTGTAAAAACTAAAAAAGGTGAAATGCAGTTTGGTGGAGTGATCTACTCAGACAGTGCAGATAAAGCGACGCGCTTTATAGCCAACTGTAACCAGAAAAAGATACCGCTTGTATTCTTACAAGATGTAACTGGCTTTATGGTAGGTAGTAAAAGTGAGCACGGTGGTATTATTAAAGACGGAGCAAAAATGGTAAATGCTGTTTCAAACTCGGTTGTGCCTAAGTTTACGATTATTATAGGAAATTCTTACGGAGCAGGAAACTATGCAATGTGCGGTAAAGCTTACGACCCAAGACTTATTGTAGCATGGCCTAGTGCTGAGCTTGCAGTAATGTCTGGTAATAGTGCTGCAAAAGTATTACTACAGATAGAAACTGCATCTCTTAAAAAGCAAGGAAAAGAAATTACACCAGAGGTAGAAAAAGAACTTTTTGACCGCATTAAGTCTCGTTATGATGATCAAGTGTCACCATACTACGCAGCGTCAAGAATTTGGACAGATGGCATCATAGACCCGAGAGATACCCGTAAGTGGATCTCAATGGGTATCGAAGCCGCAGACCACGCTCCTATCGAGAAGCCTTTTAATCTTGGGGTGATTCAAGTGTAA
- a CDS encoding S-adenosyl-l-methionine hydroxide adenosyltransferase family protein — protein MKIITLTTDFGEKDPFAGAVKGAIYSELEEVRIVDISHSVSPFHLMEAAYIIQNAYQNFPKGTIHVIGVDSELTPETNHIAVKLDGHYFICANNGIISLLTKDIVPEEKVEINIHDRTQTNFTVLDVFVKTACHIARGGTLGVIGKNIDTIRQLTGISPVINTSRNQISGNVIYIDNYGNVISNITKKLFDEIGKGRDYKLQARGADISKIHNQYSDAINFTIDKSKREEEGKKLAVFNSGGYVELAIYKSNPSTVGSAASLFGLNYRDTVMINFIDK, from the coding sequence ATGAAAATTATCACTCTTACTACAGATTTTGGAGAGAAAGATCCCTTTGCAGGTGCTGTGAAGGGTGCTATATATTCAGAGTTAGAAGAAGTACGCATTGTAGATATATCGCACTCTGTTTCCCCTTTTCACCTTATGGAGGCAGCATACATTATTCAAAATGCTTATCAAAATTTCCCCAAAGGAACCATACACGTTATAGGTGTAGATAGTGAGCTTACACCAGAGACTAATCATATTGCTGTAAAACTAGACGGTCATTACTTTATATGTGCTAACAATGGTATTATTTCTCTCCTAACTAAAGATATAGTACCTGAGGAAAAAGTAGAGATAAATATTCATGACCGCACGCAAACCAACTTCACCGTGCTTGACGTCTTTGTAAAAACTGCTTGCCACATTGCACGTGGCGGAACATTAGGAGTTATAGGAAAAAATATAGATACCATCAGACAACTTACAGGAATTTCTCCTGTAATAAACACCTCTCGAAATCAAATTTCTGGAAATGTAATTTACATTGATAATTACGGTAATGTGATTAGTAATATCACAAAAAAACTCTTTGATGAGATAGGAAAAGGGCGTGATTACAAGCTTCAAGCGAGAGGTGCAGATATTTCAAAAATTCACAATCAATACAGTGACGCAATAAATTTTACTATTGATAAATCTAAACGAGAAGAAGAAGGCAAAAAACTGGCTGTTTTTAATTCTGGTGGATATGTAGAGCTTGCTATCTATAAGAGTAATCCAAGTACTGTAGGAAGTGCGGCAAGTCTCTTTGGCCTCAATTATAGAGATACTGTAATGATTAACTTTATAGATAAATGA
- a CDS encoding CAL67264 family membrane protein, whose protein sequence is MGMNKNTVLAWATFIMILVGLGLIALGVFRYTDVAGWGFASVGIGFFAIAWVFNALKGRV, encoded by the coding sequence ATGGGTATGAATAAAAATACCGTTCTGGCTTGGGCCACTTTTATAATGATTTTAGTAGGCTTAGGACTTATTGCTCTAGGCGTTTTTAGATATACTGATGTAGCCGGCTGGGGTTTTGCATCTGTGGGTATTGGCTTTTTTGCTATTGCTTGGGTATTTAATGCCCTTAAGGGGCGCGTATAA
- a CDS encoding DUF3467 domain-containing protein gives MAEDKKTQKNQQQINIELDEAVAQGTYSNLAIINHSVSEFVVDFVNIMPGTPKSKVKSRIILTPQHAKRLAKALAENVKRFENAHGVIKDYERQPVPLNFGPTGQA, from the coding sequence ATGGCTGAAGATAAAAAGACTCAAAAAAACCAACAACAAATTAATATTGAACTAGATGAGGCAGTTGCACAAGGCACTTATTCAAATCTGGCTATTATCAATCATTCTGTTTCAGAATTCGTAGTAGACTTTGTAAATATTATGCCCGGTACGCCTAAGAGCAAGGTAAAGAGCCGTATCATATTAACGCCGCAACATGCTAAGAGACTTGCAAAGGCATTAGCCGAAAATGTAAAACGCTTTGAAAATGCACATGGTGTAATAAAGGATTATGAAAGACAACCTGTTCCATTAAATTTTGGACCAACTGGTCAAGCTTAA
- a CDS encoding alanine/glycine:cation symporter family protein, which yields MQAQPSFYDQANELIADFSSAMWGIPLVCLLIGGGLFLLIYSRFLPFRYLGHAVAVLRGKYDGENDEGEITHFQALTTALSATVGMGNIAGVAVAIAIGGPGAVFWMWMSAIVGMATKFFTGSLAIMYRGKDSEGKTQGGPMYFITEGMGKAWKPLAVIFSIAGLVGALPVFNVNQLTQAANDILLVPQGVEVGFTSNLIIGLVLVAITSVVILGGLDRISKTAAKLVPAMVLIYFVAVMAILFVNIDVVPKYLGLIFTDAFSADFYTGDKLLGGVVGGLILLGIKRGAFSNEAGVGTAPMAHGAAKTAEPIREGLVAMLGPAIDTIVVCTLTALAILVTDVWQTSDANGVTLTASAFAKALSPAGKYILLLCIAVFSISSLFSYSYYGTKCLSFLFGAHNKKYYNIAYIASILIGATTSLSMMINLIDGFFAIMAIPTMIATLYLAPRVMKEARRYFKALKE from the coding sequence ATGCAAGCACAACCATCATTTTACGATCAGGCTAATGAACTTATAGCAGATTTTTCTAGCGCTATGTGGGGAATCCCGCTCGTATGCTTACTTATAGGTGGCGGTTTGTTTTTGCTCATCTATTCGAGGTTTTTACCGTTTAGATATCTAGGTCATGCTGTTGCAGTACTGCGAGGGAAATATGATGGAGAAAACGACGAAGGAGAGATCACACACTTTCAGGCGCTCACTACAGCGCTTAGTGCAACTGTGGGTATGGGTAACATCGCAGGTGTGGCAGTAGCAATTGCGATAGGAGGTCCAGGTGCTGTTTTCTGGATGTGGATGAGTGCCATTGTGGGTATGGCAACAAAGTTTTTTACAGGCTCACTTGCCATAATGTATAGAGGTAAAGATAGTGAGGGCAAAACACAGGGAGGACCTATGTATTTTATCACAGAAGGAATGGGTAAAGCTTGGAAACCGCTTGCCGTAATTTTTAGTATTGCGGGACTCGTGGGAGCATTGCCGGTTTTTAATGTAAACCAACTCACACAGGCGGCAAATGATATTTTACTCGTTCCGCAGGGTGTTGAGGTAGGTTTTACTTCGAATTTAATTATTGGTCTTGTGCTTGTTGCAATTACTTCTGTAGTAATTTTAGGAGGTCTCGATCGTATTTCAAAAACAGCTGCCAAACTTGTTCCAGCCATGGTGCTCATCTATTTTGTAGCGGTAATGGCAATACTCTTTGTAAACATAGATGTAGTTCCTAAGTATCTAGGTCTCATATTTACAGACGCCTTCTCTGCTGATTTTTATACGGGAGATAAACTGCTGGGTGGCGTTGTAGGTGGTCTCATATTACTCGGTATTAAACGTGGTGCTTTTTCAAACGAGGCTGGTGTAGGTACGGCACCTATGGCGCACGGCGCTGCAAAAACAGCAGAACCTATACGTGAAGGACTCGTAGCAATGCTCGGTCCAGCAATCGATACCATCGTGGTGTGTACTCTTACGGCGCTTGCGATCTTAGTAACAGATGTATGGCAAACGAGCGATGCAAATGGAGTTACACTTACGGCTTCCGCTTTCGCGAAAGCGTTATCACCTGCAGGTAAATACATATTATTATTGTGCATCGCCGTGTTTAGTATCTCATCACTTTTCTCATATAGTTATTATGGTACCAAGTGTTTGAGTTTCCTTTTTGGAGCACATAATAAAAAGTATTATAACATCGCTTATATCGCAAGTATCTTGATAGGTGCAACTACATCACTTAGTATGATGATTAATTTGATAGACGGATTTTTTGCCATCATGGCAATCCCAACAATGATTGCAACCTTGTATCTCGCACCAAGAGTGATGAAGGAAGCGAGGAGGTATTTTAAGGCTTTAAAAGAATAG
- a CDS encoding response regulator: MSTEVHILLVEDTDSDAALITRQIHKLDKAYKVQVVDNLADLEVAIKTFNPQMIISDYNLPTCSGMEVLEVARSKSPTATFLFVTGTLQDEELAAETILNGADGFILKKHMNVLASKLAPYIDKIKNRPVIVQNTRNRIKQSTDLVNDIKEYMEDINRENISHQDRIAKIREHLEKIKNSL, encoded by the coding sequence ATGTCAACAGAAGTACATATACTACTTGTAGAAGATACAGACTCAGATGCTGCCCTTATTACAAGGCAAATTCACAAGTTAGATAAAGCATATAAAGTGCAGGTTGTTGATAATCTAGCAGATTTAGAGGTTGCTATAAAGACTTTTAATCCGCAAATGATAATTTCAGATTATAATTTACCTACGTGCTCTGGGATGGAAGTACTAGAAGTTGCTAGAAGTAAATCTCCTACTGCCACCTTCTTGTTTGTTACAGGCACTCTTCAAGATGAAGAACTGGCAGCAGAGACCATTTTAAACGGTGCAGATGGCTTTATTTTAAAAAAACACATGAATGTACTTGCTTCTAAGCTAGCTCCATATATAGATAAAATCAAAAACAGACCTGTTATTGTTCAAAACACTAGAAATCGTATTAAGCAGAGCACAGATCTTGTAAATGATATAAAGGAGTATATGGAGGATATTAATAGAGAAAATATCTCTCATCAAGATCGAATAGCTAAAATAAGAGAGCATCTAGAAAAAATAAAAAACTCATTATGA
- a CDS encoding putative quinol monooxygenase: MIVRLVKLRFRESEIPAFLSNFEKVKEKIRASNGCLYLELLRGEDDPCIFFTHSHWISDEALQNYRNSELFKGIWAETKTKFSAKPEAWTTSSLEKLS, encoded by the coding sequence ATGATCGTAAGACTTGTAAAATTACGCTTTCGCGAAAGCGAGATACCAGCTTTTCTATCAAATTTTGAGAAAGTAAAAGAGAAAATTAGAGCATCTAATGGATGCCTATATTTAGAACTATTACGTGGTGAAGATGATCCATGCATTTTCTTCACACATAGCCACTGGATATCTGACGAAGCACTACAGAATTATCGGAACTCAGAACTTTTTAAGGGAATTTGGGCAGAAACAAAAACCAAGTTTAGCGCAAAGCCTGAAGCTTGGACTACCTCATCTCTAGAAAAACTATCTTAA
- a CDS encoding helix-turn-helix domain-containing protein, translated as MKSYRLRIEQVDDFVPEIAKAFGVNFTNNFGEFAMQIPTHLGKGFIKGINFPNGIGLHIINGDMIDDTELYFENNGMNSLRFIYCMKGEVGHKFSRDSEEMAIRRAEHLIAAPRYNEDQVYIIKKEKPAIVCYLEINKAKFQEQLSYDLSKVDEVYYPLFADVNALTQVCYKGYYSLQISDIIDDILTNDDQGLVRTNYLGAKALECTSLMLKLFKEDSLEGNKRTTLRLSDLDNIAAAVQYIEKHISELVTIPEIAEVVGIETYRLQDGFKRNYGMTVNDYIKEFRLKRALTMLTSEDKNVSEVVYALGLSSRSYFSKIFKEKYGISPSSLRRNPDI; from the coding sequence ATGAAATCATACAGACTAAGAATTGAACAAGTAGACGACTTCGTACCTGAAATTGCAAAGGCCTTTGGAGTTAATTTCACAAATAATTTTGGTGAATTTGCAATGCAAATTCCAACACATTTGGGTAAAGGTTTCATAAAAGGTATTAATTTTCCTAACGGTATCGGTCTTCACATCATTAATGGTGATATGATAGACGATACCGAACTTTATTTTGAGAATAATGGGATGAATTCCCTGCGTTTCATTTATTGCATGAAAGGGGAGGTAGGTCACAAATTTTCTAGAGATTCTGAAGAAATGGCCATTAGAAGAGCAGAGCATCTTATTGCAGCGCCTAGATATAATGAAGATCAAGTCTATATTATAAAAAAAGAAAAGCCGGCAATTGTTTGCTATTTGGAAATCAACAAGGCGAAATTTCAAGAGCAGCTTTCTTACGACTTATCAAAGGTAGATGAAGTGTATTATCCACTATTTGCAGATGTTAACGCTCTCACTCAAGTTTGCTATAAAGGATACTATAGTTTGCAAATTTCAGATATTATAGACGATATCTTGACTAACGATGATCAAGGTCTAGTGAGAACAAATTATCTTGGAGCAAAGGCATTAGAGTGTACCTCGTTGATGCTTAAATTATTTAAGGAAGATTCTCTTGAAGGTAATAAGCGTACCACACTTAGATTATCAGATTTAGATAACATTGCAGCAGCTGTTCAGTATATAGAAAAGCATATTTCTGAGCTCGTAACTATTCCAGAAATTGCAGAAGTTGTGGGTATCGAAACTTACAGACTGCAAGATGGCTTCAAACGCAATTACGGTATGACTGTAAATGATTATATCAAGGAGTTTAGACTTAAAAGAGCACTGACTATGCTCACCTCAGAGGATAAAAATGTTTCAGAGGTAGTATATGCACTTGGGTTGTCTAGTCGAAGTTATTTCTCAAAAATTTTTAAGGAGAAATACGGTATTAGTCCTTCTTCTTTGCGACGAAATCCAGACATTTAA
- a CDS encoding DNA topoisomerase IB — protein MTLTANQIENILRNPEETAAAANLIYVSDADLNIRRKKKKKNFHYYFNDKPLEDEKELDRINNLVIPPNWEKVRIAYPPNGHLQVVGRDAKNRKVYRYHDLWSKIRNQTKFYKLANFGNALPSIRERIDEDLDAPEMSKRKVLALVLRLMEETHIRIGNDYYAKRNKTYGLSTLRTRHVTTTKEKIRFEFVGKKGKKHNITLRNKKLAKLVNRCEEIPGWELFQFYDANGEKHRVDSSMVNNYIHELSGDLFSAKDFRTWGATKTFFETVHDLGYTEDAKENKANILTAFDAAAKALGNTRNVCRKYYVHPQIVDAYESGSIVAEFKKVDAHQGARPFFTETEEVLLQMISKFELDFSK, from the coding sequence ATGACACTCACCGCCAACCAAATTGAAAACATCCTGAGAAACCCAGAGGAAACTGCAGCCGCAGCAAATCTCATTTACGTCTCTGATGCAGACCTCAACATAAGAAGGAAAAAGAAGAAGAAAAACTTTCATTATTACTTTAATGATAAACCTCTTGAGGACGAGAAGGAACTAGATCGCATCAATAATCTCGTAATACCGCCTAACTGGGAGAAAGTGCGCATTGCATATCCTCCTAACGGACATTTACAAGTGGTAGGACGAGATGCTAAAAACAGAAAAGTATACCGATATCACGATCTGTGGTCAAAAATTAGAAACCAAACTAAGTTTTATAAACTAGCCAATTTTGGAAACGCACTGCCTAGCATACGCGAGCGCATAGATGAGGATCTTGATGCTCCAGAGATGTCAAAACGCAAGGTACTTGCACTTGTCCTCAGGCTTATGGAAGAAACCCACATACGCATAGGTAACGACTACTACGCAAAGCGCAATAAAACCTACGGCCTCTCTACCTTACGCACCAGACACGTGACAACCACCAAGGAAAAAATCCGCTTTGAGTTTGTGGGTAAAAAAGGTAAAAAGCACAACATCACCCTACGCAATAAGAAACTCGCAAAGCTTGTAAACCGTTGCGAAGAAATACCTGGCTGGGAGTTATTTCAATTTTATGATGCAAATGGCGAAAAGCACCGCGTAGATAGCTCGATGGTAAACAATTATATACACGAGCTAAGCGGAGACTTGTTTTCGGCAAAGGATTTTAGAACTTGGGGAGCTACAAAAACTTTTTTTGAAACCGTGCACGACCTAGGCTACACAGAAGACGCAAAAGAAAACAAAGCAAACATACTCACCGCTTTTGATGCCGCTGCAAAAGCTCTAGGTAACACACGCAACGTATGTCGCAAGTACTATGTGCATCCTCAAATAGTAGATGCCTATGAGTCTGGATCTATCGTCGCTGAGTTTAAAAAGGTAGATGCTCATCAAGGAGCAAGACCATTTTTTACAGAAACTGAGGAAGTCTTACTGCAAATGATTTCAAAGTTTGAATTAGATTTTAGTAAGTGA